One genomic window of Gossypium hirsutum isolate 1008001.06 chromosome D11, Gossypium_hirsutum_v2.1, whole genome shotgun sequence includes the following:
- the LOC107891840 gene encoding probable beta-D-xylosidase 6 gives MSLQLKSLFFILQLLALLISISSSDPNPQFPCQPPHFNSYPFCNTSLSITDRAQSLISLLTLEEKIHQLSNNASGIPRLGIPPYEWWSESLHGVASNGPGVNFNGYVKAATSFPQVLVTAASFNRTLWFKIGLAIGIEAKAMYNVGQAGLTFWAPNINIFRDPRWGRGQETPGEDPMVVSAYAIQFVKGFQGGSWRGSGELIDRFERKRALGGYNDDESGDRLMNSACCKHFIAYDLEKWKNFSRYSFNAVVTKQDMEDTYEPPFRSCIQQGKASCLMCSYNAVNGVPACAQGDLLQKARNEWGFKGYITSDCDAVATVQEYQNYTSKADDAVALVLKAGMDINCGSYLVRHTRITIEEGKLQDKDIDRALLNLFSVQLRLGLFDGDPRKGQFGELGPQNICTIEHKMLALEAARQGIVLLKNEKKFLPLDRNVVSSIAIIGPMANNISNMGGGYTGFPCDPKSFYEGLLGYVEKASYASGCSDVPCDSDAGFNDAILTAKKADFVVVVAGLDLSQETEDHDRASLLLPGKQMALVSSVAAVSKRPIILVLTGGGPLDVSFAEGDQNIASILWVGYPGEAGGKALAEVIFGDFNPGGRLPMTWYPESFTKIAMNDMNMRANPFRGYPGRTYRFYTGNRVYGFGQGLSYTKFTYKLLSAPRTLSLSGSFTGSLTEKILHQGELDYIHVDELTSCDSLSFYVHISVANVGDRDGSHVVMLFSRAPKIFEGTPEKQLIAFDRVHTSSYGSTETSIIVIPCDHLSIVDKHGKRILPLGEHLLTLGDLEHSVSIVT, from the exons ATGTCTCTGCAACTAAAATCCCTGTTCTTCATCTTACAACTTTTAGCTTTACTGATTTCAATCTCATCATCAGACCCAAACCCACAATTCCCATGCCAGCCTCCCCACTTTAACTCTTACCCCTTCTGCAACACTTCCCTGTCTATCACAGACAGAGCTCAATCTCTCATTTCTCTGCTCACCCTTGAAGAAAAGATCCATCAACTCTCCAACAATGCTTCAGGGATCCCAAGACTTGGAATTCCTCCTTACGAATGGTGGTCAGAGTCACTTCATGGGGTTGCCAGTAATGGCCCTGGAGTTAACTTTAATGGTTATGTTAAAGCAGCAACCAGTTTCCCCCAGGTTCTTGTCACTGCTGCTTCTTTCAATAGAACCCTTTGGTTCAAGATTGGGTTGGCCATAGGTATTGAGGCTAAAGCCATGTATAATGTTGGACAAGCTGGTTTGACTTTTTGGGCaccaaatattaatatttttagggATCCCAGATGGGGAAGAGGGCAGGAGACTCCTGGCGAGGATCCCATGGTTGTTTCAGCTTATGCTATCCAATTTGTAAAGGGCTTCCAGGGTGGGTCCTGGAGGGGTAGTGGAGAACTCATAGATAGGTTTGAGAGAAAGAGGGCACTTGGAGGATATAATGATGATGAGAGTGGTGATAGACTTATGAATTCTGCTTGTTGCAAGCATTTCATTGCTTATGACTTGGAGAAGTGGAAGAATTTCAGCCGATACTCCTTCAATGCCGTG GTCACAAAGCAAGATATGGAGGATACATATGAACCACCATTTCGTAGTTGTATCCAACAAGGAAAGGCAAGTTGCTTGATGTGTTCCTACAATGCAGTTAATGGGGTGCCAGCTTGTGCGCAAGGAGATCTTTTACAAAAAGCTCGAAATGAATGGGGTTTCAAAGG ATACATCACCTCAGATTGTGATGCTGTGGCAACAGTTCAAGAATACCAGAATTACACAAGCAAAGCCGATGATGCTGTTGCTCTAGTTCTTAAAGCAG GAATGGATATTAACTGTGGATCATATCTCGTTCGACATACTCGGATTACAATTGAGGAAGGGAAGTTGCAAGACAAAGACATCGATAGAGCTCTTCTGAACCTTTTCTCGGTCCAACTCCGTCTTGGGCTGTTTGATGGAGACCCCAGAAAGGGGCAGTTTGGAGAGTTGGGACCTCAAAACATTTGTACCATAGAGCACAAGATGCTGGCACTTGAAGCAGCAAGGCAGGGAATTGTTCTTCTGAAGAATGAGAAGAAGTTCCTGCCTCTGGATAGAAATGTTGTTTCTTCCATAGCTATCATTGGTCCAATGGCTAACAACATAAGTAATATGGGTGGTGGCTACACTG GTTTTCCATGTGACCCAAAGAGCTTTTATGAGGGACTGCTAGGCTATGTAGAGAAGGCATCTTATGCATCTGGTTGCTCAGATGTGCCTTGTGATTCTGATGCTGGGTTTAATGATGCAATTCTTACTGCAAAGAAAGCTGATTTTGTGGTTGTAGTTGCTGGGCTGGATTTGTCCCAAGAAACTGAAGATCATGACCGAGCTAGTCTCCTCTTGCCTGGTAAACAGATGGCCTTAGTGTCTTCTGTTGCTGCAGTAAGTAAAAGACCGATAATTCTTGTTCTTACTGGTGGAGGACCCCTTGATGTATCGTTCGCTGAAGGAGACCAGAATATTGCAAGTATTCTCTGGGTTGGATACCCTGGGGAAGCTGGTGGAAAGGCACTTGCAGAGGTCATCTTTGGTGATTTTAATCCAG GTGGAAGACTTCCAATGACTTGGTATCCTGAATCATTTACAAAGATTGCAATGAATGATATGAACATGCGTGCCAACCCTTTTCGAGGTTATCCTGGGAGAACTTACCGGTTTTATACCGGAAATAGAGTGTATGGCTTTGGCCAAGGCTTAAGCTATACCAAATTCACCTACAAACTCTTGTCAGCTCCAAGAACATTAAGTTTATCGGGGTCTTTTACAGGCAGTTTGACTGAGAAGATACTGCACCAGGGAGAACTTGATTATATACATGTCGATGAGCTGACATCATGTGATTCATTGAGCTTCTATGTGCATATTTCTGTAGCAAATGTCGGAGATAGGGACGGAAGCCATGTTGTCATGTTGTTCTCTAGAGCACCAAAAATTTTCGAGGGAACTCCAGAGAAGCAATTAATCGCATTTGATCGTGTACATACTAGTTCATACGGATCAACAGAAACAAGCATTATAGTAATTCCTTGTGACCACCTTAGCATTGTGGACAAACATGGAAAAAGGATATTGCCCCTTGGTGAACATCTTCTAACACTGGGAGATTTGGAGCACTCAGTGTCAATTGTAACTTAG